The Agromyces mangrovi genome contains a region encoding:
- a CDS encoding sensor histidine kinase, whose amino-acid sequence MSDDVPDPSRAWPASATWWVNTLLLMALILAFCLFEFIDGYPAFVPIEPTAIVAVVLTLGAALLRSRAPWVFLAVTTALNFYYTLELSTSPPGWGVLVALPFAMYAVAATVSARTAILAAVAVELLLVVTAAVERDVTFPNIYPVTLTAFLATSLAAGRLTALRHRLMESTRRRAAEAERTREALASTRVAEQRLSTARDLHDVVGHEVAVINLQAGAARRRVRQSPEEAEASLELIEQSAGRILSEIAALLKDLRSGPPSDEGATSGLLAVPALVRTLAAGGFPIEYHAEAALPELDPAVDDAAYRILEEALVNAYKHGAPGEPATATVAQRDTDLVITVANPTSDSASDTETNGLGLVGMAERASAVGGTVDATLEDGVFTLAARIPLAGA is encoded by the coding sequence GTGTCCGATGACGTACCCGACCCATCGCGCGCCTGGCCGGCGTCAGCAACGTGGTGGGTGAACACGCTGCTGCTGATGGCGCTCATCCTCGCCTTCTGCCTGTTCGAGTTCATCGACGGCTACCCCGCCTTCGTTCCCATCGAACCGACCGCGATCGTCGCCGTCGTCCTGACGCTCGGCGCGGCCCTCCTGCGGTCCCGGGCGCCGTGGGTCTTCCTGGCGGTCACCACGGCACTGAACTTCTACTACACGCTCGAGCTCTCGACGTCGCCTCCCGGCTGGGGCGTACTCGTGGCGTTGCCCTTCGCGATGTACGCCGTTGCTGCGACGGTCTCGGCACGCACCGCCATCCTCGCGGCGGTCGCCGTGGAGCTCCTGCTCGTCGTCACCGCGGCCGTCGAGCGCGATGTGACCTTCCCCAACATCTACCCCGTCACGCTCACCGCATTCCTGGCGACGTCACTGGCAGCCGGCCGGTTGACTGCGCTGCGCCATCGGTTGATGGAGTCGACGCGCCGTCGCGCCGCCGAGGCCGAGCGCACTCGGGAGGCGCTCGCGTCGACCCGGGTCGCGGAGCAGCGCCTCAGTACGGCGCGGGACCTCCACGACGTCGTCGGCCACGAGGTCGCCGTCATCAACCTGCAGGCGGGGGCTGCTCGTCGTCGGGTGCGTCAGTCGCCCGAGGAAGCCGAAGCCTCGCTCGAGCTCATCGAGCAGAGCGCAGGCCGCATCCTCTCCGAGATCGCGGCGCTCCTGAAGGACCTCCGCTCAGGACCGCCCTCCGACGAAGGGGCGACCAGCGGACTGCTCGCCGTGCCCGCGCTCGTGCGCACGCTCGCCGCAGGCGGCTTTCCGATCGAGTACCACGCCGAGGCCGCCCTGCCCGAGCTCGATCCGGCTGTCGACGACGCCGCCTACCGCATCCTCGAGGAAGCGCTCGTGAACGCCTACAAGCACGGCGCCCCAGGTGAACCCGCGACGGCGACGGTCGCGCAACGCGACACCGACCTCGTGATCACGGTTGCCAACCCGACGTCCGACTCGGCCTCGGACACCGAAACGAACGGGCTCGGCCTGGTCGGCATGGCGGAGCGGGCATCCGCCGTGGGAGGCACCGTCGACGCCACGCTCGAGGACGGTGTGTTCACGCTGGCCGCCCGCATCCCGTTGGCGGGCGCATGA
- a CDS encoding response regulator transcription factor has translation MTTRSIRVLLADDQDLIREALRALLRQEPGIEVVGQARNGLEAVEEAKRLRPDVVLLDVRMPGLSGPGAAARITHPRGAPALVC, from the coding sequence ATGACGACCCGCTCGATCCGCGTCCTGCTGGCAGACGACCAGGACCTCATTCGCGAGGCCCTCCGCGCGCTCCTGCGCCAGGAACCCGGCATCGAGGTCGTCGGGCAGGCTCGGAACGGACTCGAGGCCGTCGAGGAGGCGAAGCGGTTGCGCCCCGACGTGGTGCTGCTGGACGTGCGGATGCCCGGCCTGTCGGGGCCGGGTGCAGCCGCGCGAATCACTCACCCGCGCGGAGCGCCGGCACTCGTGTGCTGA
- a CDS encoding response regulator transcription factor, whose translation MLRDEVPLSPRAARAIVEGEQPSRSQPRSAQELGDLTSRELDIVRLVALGLSNDEIGRRLSISPATAKTHLRNAMRKLGLHDRSQVVALAYRVGLG comes from the coding sequence GTGCTCCGCGACGAGGTCCCGCTCTCGCCACGCGCGGCCCGCGCGATCGTCGAGGGTGAGCAACCGTCCCGTTCCCAACCGCGGTCGGCGCAGGAGCTGGGCGACCTCACCTCGAGGGAGCTCGACATCGTCCGGCTCGTCGCACTGGGTCTCTCGAACGACGAGATCGGCAGACGGCTGTCGATCTCCCCCGCGACGGCCAAGACGCACCTGCGCAATGCCATGCGCAAGCTCGGTCTCCACGACCGTTCCCAGGTCGTCGCCCTGGCCTATCGAGTCGGCCTCGGGTGA